One stretch of Weissella koreensis KACC 15510 DNA includes these proteins:
- a CDS encoding Veg family protein, producing MPSALADIKDTLDAHIGESVTLTTHESRHRNIEHEAIVRETFRSVFVLDLKQDGDQFDRASFSYTDILTKNIELDF from the coding sequence ATGCCATCCGCATTAGCAGATATTAAAGATACACTTGATGCCCATATTGGAGAATCAGTTACTTTAACTACACACGAAAGTCGTCACCGTAATATTGAACATGAGGCCATTGTTCGTGAGACTTTCCGTTCTGTCTTTGTTTTAGATTTAAAACAAGATGGTGATCAATTTGATCGTGCTTCATTTAGTTATACTGATATTTTAACCAAAAACATTGAATTAGATTTCTAA
- a CDS encoding hemolysin family protein, with protein MDSASIIYNLIAIVVILLLAVLFTLTEYSLVKVRPSALKAMAEAGEGKPSRNLVGALHMTEHLTEYLSTAQVGITLTSLILGWIGEAFIASLILSTHILPKELAHPVASIGAILIFTFIHAVFTDLVPKNIAIDKPVRTLLLIVRPVRFFHVILYPLIYIFDRAAASITKLLGFSAHPDEDIYSQNEIISLSEDAAQAGELDAEDVAFMKRAFEMNDKVAADIMIDRTQLDVIDVTATIGEAVSLYLEDKFSRLPVVANNDKDKILGYVFSYDLVRQMRINPEASVRIVLRNIPNVSENQDIQDILEEMITHRAPIVVVKDEYGGTSGIVTDKDIYEELFGTVRDEIDDVSDDLIEKIASDDEGRMHYKVNGKLTLFDFERYFKVDIKAFSDSEMVTLTGFILDKDPDVSVGNEYVVSHFKIIPLDYKDAYINEFEVVNLNEDDIVKIYDDQNVTTAG; from the coding sequence ATGGATTCTGCGTCCATTATCTATAATTTAATTGCAATTGTTGTGATCTTATTATTGGCGGTCTTATTTACTTTGACCGAATATTCGTTGGTGAAAGTCCGGCCAAGCGCTTTGAAAGCAATGGCCGAAGCTGGAGAAGGTAAACCAAGCCGTAATTTGGTCGGAGCGCTTCATATGACGGAGCATCTGACTGAATATCTTTCAACGGCCCAGGTGGGAATTACGTTGACGAGTTTGATTTTAGGTTGGATTGGTGAGGCTTTTATTGCTTCTTTGATCCTTTCAACCCATATCTTACCAAAAGAATTAGCCCACCCAGTCGCATCAATTGGTGCAATTTTGATATTTACCTTTATTCATGCGGTCTTTACAGATTTGGTACCAAAGAATATTGCGATTGACAAACCAGTTCGAACACTGTTATTGATTGTTCGTCCGGTTCGGTTCTTCCACGTGATATTATATCCCTTAATCTATATCTTCGATCGTGCTGCTGCGTCAATCACTAAATTATTAGGTTTCAGTGCGCATCCAGATGAAGATATTTATTCACAAAATGAAATCATATCTTTATCTGAGGATGCGGCACAAGCTGGTGAACTAGATGCAGAAGATGTGGCCTTCATGAAACGGGCCTTTGAGATGAATGATAAGGTCGCAGCTGACATTATGATTGATCGTACTCAATTAGATGTAATTGATGTAACGGCCACTATTGGTGAAGCTGTTTCTCTGTATTTAGAAGATAAATTTTCACGTTTACCAGTAGTTGCTAATAATGACAAAGATAAAATTTTAGGTTATGTCTTTAGTTATGACTTGGTACGGCAAATGCGAATCAATCCAGAAGCATCAGTCCGGATTGTTTTACGTAATATTCCAAATGTGTCCGAGAATCAAGACATCCAAGATATCTTGGAAGAAATGATTACCCATCGAGCACCGATTGTGGTCGTTAAAGATGAATATGGTGGAACTTCTGGAATTGTAACTGATAAAGATATATATGAAGAGTTATTTGGAACGGTACGTGATGAAATTGATGATGTTTCTGATGACTTGATTGAAAAAATTGCATCTGATGATGAAGGCAGAATGCATTATAAAGTTAATGGTAAATTAACCTTATTTGATTTTGAAAGATATTTCAAAGTTGACATCAAAGCCTTTAGCGATTCAGAAATGGTTACCTTAACTGGATTTATTTTAGACAAGGATCCTGATGTATCTGTAGGCAACGAATATGTTGTTTCGCACTTTAAGATCATTCCTTTGGACTATAAAGATGCATATATCAATGAATTTGAAGTAGTTAATTTAAATGAAGATGACATTGTTAAAATATATGATGATCAAAATGTAACAACAGCTGGTTAA
- the rnmV gene encoding ribonuclease M5, with protein MRINEIIVVEGKSDTAKIKRAVDADTIETNGSALDELTQKTIERAAKTRGVIVFTDPDFNGERIRKIVTQIAPNAKHAFLTKDQAGANIKHHSLGIEYATLNNIQTILAQVAGNDIVEISSNITKQDLLEWGLINGPQAGARRTYLSERLNLGYVNGKQFMKRIQMFGIQKEELLKILTELD; from the coding sequence ATGAGAATTAATGAAATTATCGTAGTTGAAGGTAAGTCTGATACTGCTAAAATTAAACGAGCGGTTGATGCTGATACGATTGAAACTAATGGATCAGCACTCGATGAGTTAACGCAAAAAACGATTGAACGTGCAGCTAAAACGCGAGGGGTAATTGTTTTTACTGATCCTGATTTTAATGGTGAACGTATTCGTAAAATTGTCACACAAATTGCACCTAATGCAAAGCATGCTTTTTTAACTAAGGATCAAGCTGGTGCAAATATTAAACATCATAGTTTAGGTATTGAGTATGCAACATTGAATAATATTCAAACGATCCTAGCACAAGTAGCTGGTAATGATATTGTAGAAATTTCATCCAATATTACTAAACAGGATTTATTAGAATGGGGTTTAATTAATGGACCACAGGCAGGCGCTAGACGAACTTATTTATCAGAGCGTTTAAATTTAGGGTATGTTAATGGTAAGCAATTTATGAAAAGAATCCAGATGTTCGGTATTCAAAAAGAAGAACTATTAAAAATTTTGACCGAGCTAGATTAA
- the rsmA gene encoding 16S rRNA (adenine(1518)-N(6)/adenine(1519)-N(6))-dimethyltransferase RsmA produces the protein MTANYPDIATPLRTQAIMNQYGINTKKSLGQNFLTDLNILKNIVLAGNVTKDDNVIEIGPGIGALTEQLARAAKEVVAFEIDERLISVLGDTLSPYDNIKIINQDILKVDLMSAVQENFTDPSAPLKIVANLPYYITTPILMQILESGIEVDAIVVMMQKEVADRLAAEPGTKEYGSLSLTVQYRVQARVAFYVDRTSFIPNPNVDSAIVVLEPREPLEILPDNEQRLFKLFKIGFAMRRKTLWNNLTTAFGKNGGMQDKLLDALEISKINPKIRAEKLTLEEFITLQNALTEVGVY, from the coding sequence ATGACAGCTAATTATCCCGATATTGCGACACCATTGCGAACGCAAGCCATTATGAATCAATATGGCATCAATACTAAAAAGTCCTTGGGGCAAAATTTTTTAACAGATTTAAATATTTTAAAGAACATTGTTTTAGCTGGGAACGTTACTAAAGATGATAATGTAATTGAAATTGGGCCTGGAATTGGGGCTTTAACCGAACAATTAGCTCGAGCAGCTAAAGAAGTAGTTGCTTTTGAAATTGACGAACGGTTAATTTCGGTGTTAGGTGATACATTATCACCATATGATAATATTAAAATTATCAATCAAGATATTCTAAAAGTTGATCTAATGTCAGCAGTGCAAGAAAATTTCACTGACCCTAGTGCTCCTTTAAAGATTGTTGCCAATTTGCCTTACTACATTACAACTCCCATCCTAATGCAAATTTTAGAATCAGGAATTGAAGTTGATGCCATTGTAGTAATGATGCAAAAGGAGGTTGCGGATCGCTTAGCAGCTGAACCAGGTACGAAAGAATATGGATCATTGTCATTGACTGTACAATATCGTGTTCAGGCGCGGGTTGCTTTTTATGTCGATCGAACTTCATTTATTCCAAATCCAAATGTTGATTCAGCAATCGTAGTACTTGAACCTAGAGAACCGTTAGAAATTTTGCCTGATAATGAACAACGTTTATTTAAGTTATTTAAAATCGGCTTCGCAATGCGACGCAAAACATTATGGAACAATTTAACGACTGCTTTCGGTAAGAATGGTGGGATGCAAGATAAATTATTAGATGCTTTAGAAATATCGAAAATTAATCCAAAAATTCGGGCGGAAAAGTTAACGTTAGAAGAGTTTATTACATTACAAAATGCATTAACTGAAGTTGGTGTGTATTAA
- a CDS encoding TatD family hydrolase, translating into MAIYDPTKRPTDAYDTHTHLNDEKLWIDPEAYWARAREYRVMEMNVVGYNKLGNERAIELAKKLEGVHATVGWQTEDLVNFNSQEMAILEEQLADPNVVGIGETGLDYYWPENPGHEVQKGALKNQLYLANSMHKPVTIHSRDAFDDTYDILSNSNVKDFGGVMHSFTGGPEEAKRFLDLGMYISFSGIVTFNNAQDIKDAAKVVPLDRILVETDAPFLAPVPMRGKTNEPMFVKYVLENLAEQLDMPYNDLAKVTTENAHRLWKTNNEN; encoded by the coding sequence ATGGCAATCTATGATCCAACCAAGCGTCCCACTGATGCTTATGACACACACACACATTTAAACGATGAGAAACTTTGGATTGACCCAGAGGCGTACTGGGCACGTGCACGCGAATATCGTGTAATGGAAATGAATGTCGTCGGTTATAATAAGCTTGGAAATGAGCGAGCAATTGAGCTAGCTAAAAAACTTGAAGGGGTTCATGCTACTGTTGGTTGGCAAACGGAAGATCTTGTTAATTTTAATAGTCAAGAAATGGCCATTTTGGAAGAACAATTAGCTGACCCCAATGTAGTTGGAATTGGTGAAACTGGACTAGACTATTATTGGCCTGAAAATCCAGGACATGAGGTTCAAAAGGGAGCATTGAAGAATCAACTTTATCTAGCTAATTCAATGCATAAACCAGTTACTATTCATTCACGCGATGCCTTTGATGATACATATGATATTTTGAGTAATAGTAATGTTAAAGATTTTGGTGGAGTGATGCATTCCTTTACTGGAGGACCTGAAGAGGCTAAACGATTCCTTGATTTAGGAATGTATATTTCGTTTTCTGGAATTGTAACCTTTAATAATGCTCAAGATATTAAAGATGCAGCTAAAGTTGTGCCATTAGATCGTATATTAGTAGAGACTGATGCACCATTCTTAGCACCAGTCCCAATGCGTGGTAAAACTAACGAACCAATGTTTGTAAAATATGTATTGGAAAATTTGGCAGAACAATTAGACATGCCATACAATGACTTAGCTAAAGTTACAACCGAAAATGCTCATCGTCTTTGGAAAACAAATAATGAGAATTAA